From Azospirillum sp. TSA2s, a single genomic window includes:
- the wrbA gene encoding NAD(P)H:quinone oxidoreductase produces the protein MSRILVLYYSSYGHIGAMAAAIAEGAREAGAEVVVKRVPELVPEAVAQAAGYAPDPTPVATVNELPDYDAIIFGTPTRFGNMASQMKNFLDQTGGLWFQDKLVGKIGSVFTSTGSQHGGQESTILSMHIVLLHLGMLVVGLPYTFKGQMRMDEVTGGSPYGASTLADDGHGGDRRPSANELDGARFQGRHVAALAIALAHGRERLRTPSGG, from the coding sequence ATGAGCAGGATCCTCGTTCTGTACTATTCCTCTTACGGCCACATTGGGGCTATGGCCGCTGCGATCGCCGAGGGCGCCCGGGAAGCCGGCGCCGAGGTCGTGGTGAAGCGGGTTCCGGAACTGGTACCAGAGGCGGTCGCTCAGGCGGCAGGATACGCGCCCGACCCAACGCCGGTCGCCACGGTGAACGAACTGCCGGACTACGACGCGATCATCTTCGGCACGCCGACGCGCTTCGGAAACATGGCGTCGCAGATGAAAAACTTTCTGGACCAGACCGGCGGCCTATGGTTCCAGGACAAGCTCGTCGGGAAGATCGGCAGCGTGTTCACCTCGACCGGCAGCCAGCACGGCGGACAGGAGTCTACGATCCTGTCGATGCATATCGTGCTGCTGCATCTGGGCATGCTGGTTGTTGGGCTGCCGTACACCTTCAAGGGCCAAATGCGCATGGACGAGGTGACCGGCGGGTCGCCCTACGGCGCCTCGACGCTCGCCGACGATGGCCACGGCGGCGATCGCCGGCCAAGCGCCAACGAACTTGATGGCGCCCGCTTTCAGGGGCGCCACGTGGCCGCACTCGCCATCGCGTTGGCACATGGCCGCGAGCGACTGCGCACACCGTCCGGGGGGTAA
- a CDS encoding LysR family transcriptional regulator, whose protein sequence is MLDALTLDQMRIFVTVVEAGSFRAAAVRLSRVQSAVSHAVANLEAELGLTLFDRSGHRPVLTPGGRALLADARAILLKVDALRARARGMCEGVELSLSIAVDCLFPLAAVGAALKELHDAYPAVGVEVVVGPLGVPFSALYEGKATVGIVVGGDLRDPRIELEALSSLSFVAVVAAAHPLAARSRTGDEVTATELTDHLQIVQADPTPLSEGRDFGVLSPGTWRVSGQDTKQALILAGAGWGRLPRWAVERDLAEGRLVRVRASALGRDGEAVVDAFLAHRNDTPFGPAACAFRTALRRHAHKELSRAIPPTRE, encoded by the coding sequence ATGCTGGACGCACTCACGCTCGACCAAATGCGCATCTTCGTCACGGTGGTGGAAGCCGGGAGCTTCCGTGCCGCGGCTGTCCGCCTGTCGCGCGTTCAATCAGCGGTGAGCCACGCGGTGGCCAATCTGGAGGCTGAGCTCGGACTTACCCTTTTCGACCGATCGGGCCACCGACCGGTGCTCACGCCGGGGGGGCGGGCATTGCTCGCCGACGCGCGTGCCATCCTGTTGAAGGTTGATGCCCTGCGGGCACGGGCGCGCGGCATGTGCGAAGGCGTTGAACTTTCGCTGTCGATCGCGGTGGATTGCTTGTTTCCACTAGCCGCGGTCGGCGCCGCCTTGAAAGAGCTACATGACGCTTACCCTGCGGTCGGCGTCGAAGTAGTCGTCGGGCCGCTCGGCGTACCGTTCTCCGCGCTGTACGAAGGGAAGGCCACAGTCGGGATCGTCGTTGGCGGCGATCTGCGTGATCCGCGAATCGAACTGGAGGCGCTGTCGTCGCTGTCGTTCGTCGCTGTGGTCGCAGCGGCACACCCCCTGGCGGCGCGGAGCCGCACTGGAGACGAAGTTACAGCGACGGAGCTGACTGACCACCTGCAGATCGTGCAGGCGGATCCGACCCCTCTGTCGGAGGGGCGCGACTTCGGCGTGCTGTCGCCCGGTACCTGGCGGGTCAGCGGTCAGGACACCAAACAGGCGCTGATCCTGGCGGGCGCCGGTTGGGGGCGGCTACCACGGTGGGCGGTGGAACGCGATCTTGCCGAAGGGCGCCTGGTGCGAGTGCGGGCTTCGGCACTTGGGCGCGACGGCGAGGCCGTTGTAGACGCATTCTTGGCACATCGGAACGACACCCCGTTTGGCCCTGCTGCCTGCGCCTTTCGTACGGCGCTGCGCCGCCATGCTCATAAGGAGCTCAGCCGAGCAATTCCCCCCACGCGCGAATAG